From the genome of bacterium:
GCGCGGATGGCCTTGCCGGGGTAGGTGTGGTGCAGGAAGACATGCAGCGCGGTCACCGCCACGAACGCGACGGCCAGCGCGCCGAGCCGCGCGAGCGGAATCACGACCGGACCCGCCGGCAGGACGCCGCCCGCGTAGGCGGTCGTCACCGCCCGCTCGTCCCCCGTCCACGCGGCGAGCGCGATCGTCTGGAGCACGAGCGCGAGGCCGAACCCGATCAGGATGGAGTCCTTGAGCTTCGTTTCCTCCGCGGCGCGGAGCAGCCGGCCGAAGAGCACGCGGTAGAGCAGCATGCCGACGAGAAACAGCGCCGCGCCGCCCGGCAGCACCGAGACGAACGGATCGACGTGCCAGAGGGTGAAGAACCAGAACGCGGCGTAGCCGCCGAGCATGATCAGCTCTCCGTGGGCGACGTTCAGCATCTTCAGCACACCGAAGACGAGCGTGAGACCGACCGCGGCGAGGCCGTAGAGCGCGCCGATCAGCAGGCCGAAGACCGTGCTCTGCATGAGAATCATCCGCCCAGGTAGACCTCGACTACCCCGGCGTGCCGGAGCACGTCCTCCGGCCGGCCTTCCGCGATCTTGCGGCCGGCGTCGAGGACGACGACCCGGTCGCACAGATCGCGAATGGCGCCGATGTTGTGCTCGACGATCACCATCGTGATGCCGCCGCCGCGCAGCCGCCGGAACAGCGCGAGCAGGGCGCCGACTTCCGTCGGATTGAGGCCGGCCGCCGGCTCGTCGAGCAGCAACAGGCGCGGCCCCGCGGCGAGCGCCCGGGCGACCTCCAGGCGCTTGCGTTCGGCGAGGGAGAGTGTGCCGGCCGGCCGCGCCGCGAGATCCGCGAGCCCGCAGAACCGGAGGCACTCGAGCGCGTCCGACCGCGCCTGCCCAAACGCCGCGGCGCGTTCCCGCCCGTAGAGGCGCGCCAGGAGGACGTTGTCGAGCACGGAGAGCCCGGAGAGCGCCCGGACCAGCTGAAACGTACGCGCGATGCCGAGCGCCGCCCGCCGGTAGGGCGCGAGCCGCGTGATGTCGCGGCCGTCGAAGACGACCGCGCCGCGGTCGGGCGCGAGCGCCCCGGCGATCAGGTGGAAGACGGTGGTCTTTCCGGATCCGTTCGGACCGAGGAGGCCCAAAATCTCCCCGGTCCGAACCGTGAACGAGAGATCGTTGACCGCGCGCAGCCCGCCGAACGTCTTCGCGAGGCCACGCGCGTCGAGCAGATCGGGACTAGCGGGCACGCCAGGGCGGAGCCGGATAGATCAGCCGCACGCCGCCGAGGTCTCTCGGCCACACCAGTTCCTGTTTCCCGGCCTGCCATTGGACGAAGACGGTCGTCACGATGCCCGTGCCGTCGGGCCGGAACCGCACGGGTCCCATCACGGTCTGCATGTTCGTCGCCGCCATCGCGTCGCGGATCGCGCCCGGATCCAGCCGTCCCGCGCGGCCGATCGCGTTGGCCACGATCTGGACGCACGCGTACGCCGGGCCAACGATCACGTCCGCCGGACGGTGAAAGCGCTGCTCGTGCTCGGCGTTGAGCTGCGCTACGCCCGGGGACTTGAGGTCGTGGTGCCAGCCCGGCGCCAGCAGCACGTCGTCGCCGTCCTTGCCGAGCGCCTGCGCCCAGCTGGCGACGTCGGCGGCCCGGATCAGCACGATGGCCTTCGGGTTGAAGTCGAGCTCCTTCATCTGGCGGATCATCGTGATCCCGTCGGGCGGGTTCGGCAGCGCGAAGACGGCGTCGGCGCCCGCGCTCTTCGCCCGCAGGATGATGTCGGACATGTCCCGCGACAGCGGCGTATACTGCGCCCGCAGCACGATCTGGTAGCCGTACTCGCGCGACCGCGACGTCCAGACGTCGCCCATCTCCTGGCCCCAGTCCGTCCGCTCCTGGAAGATCGCGACGCGCCGGGGCCGCTGTTCGGCGGGGATGCTCGCGTTCAGCATGCGGTACGTCTCGGGGCCGAGGTCCGGCGACTTCGGGAACGGGGAGAAGAGGTACCGGAAGCCCTGCTCGTGGATCTTGTGCAGCGCGAACGCCACGCCGCAGTACGGGAGTTTGTCCTTCTCCGCCACCGGCGCCGCCGCCGCGTGCATGTCGCTCGCGAAGCCGCCGAGCAGCGCGACGACACCCTGGCCGGCCAGCGTCTCGATCCGGGTCACGGTCTTCGTCGGGTCGGATTCGTCGTCGAGCACGGACAGCTGCAGCTGGACGCGCTGACCGCCGACCGTCACGCCGCCCGCGCGGTTGATGTCGTCCACCGCGAGCTCGTATCCGGCGCGCACCTGCGCCCCCCCGCCGCCGTACCGCCCGGTCAGCGGAATGACGCTGCCGAGCTTCGCGGCCGC
Proteins encoded in this window:
- a CDS encoding amino acid ABC transporter substrate-binding protein, which produces MRNLLAAVALAVLVVGLPATGSVGAPAAAAKLGSVIPLTGRYGGGGAQVRAGYELAVDDINRAGGVTVGGQRVQLQLSVLDDESDPTKTVTRIETLAGQGVVALLGGFASDMHAAAAPVAEKDKLPYCGVAFALHKIHEQGFRYLFSPFPKSPDLGPETYRMLNASIPAEQRPRRVAIFQERTDWGQEMGDVWTSRSREYGYQIVLRAQYTPLSRDMSDIILRAKSAGADAVFALPNPPDGITMIRQMKELDFNPKAIVLIRAADVASWAQALGKDGDDVLLAPGWHHDLKSPGVAQLNAEHEQRFHRPADVIVGPAYACVQIVANAIGRAGRLDPGAIRDAMAATNMQTVMGPVRFRPDGTGIVTTVFVQWQAGKQELVWPRDLGGVRLIYPAPPWRAR
- a CDS encoding branched-chain amino acid ABC transporter permease, whose protein sequence is MQSTVFGLLIGALYGLAAVGLTLVFGVLKMLNVAHGELIMLGGYAAFWFFTLWHVDPFVSVLPGGAALFLVGMLLYRVLFGRLLRAAEETKLKDSILIGFGLALVLQTIALAAWTGDERAVTTAYAGGVLPAGPVVIPLARLGALAVAFVAVTALHVFLHHTYPGKAIRATAEDVDAASLAGIPVPAVFLSAFGLGSALAGVAGTLAAVTDAVSPSIGLAWTLKALIVVVLGGLGSVAGAFIAGLGLGVVESVSGVLLGNAYREVAGLVLFLAVLAIRPQGLFARG
- a CDS encoding ABC transporter ATP-binding protein; the encoded protein is MPASPDLLDARGLAKTFGGLRAVNDLSFTVRTGEILGLLGPNGSGKTTVFHLIAGALAPDRGAVVFDGRDITRLAPYRRAALGIARTFQLVRALSGLSVLDNVLLARLYGRERAAAFGQARSDALECLRFCGLADLAARPAGTLSLAERKRLEVARALAAGPRLLLLDEPAAGLNPTEVGALLALFRRLRGGGITMVIVEHNIGAIRDLCDRVVVLDAGRKIAEGRPEDVLRHAGVVEVYLGG